The Henckelia pumila isolate YLH828 chromosome 2, ASM3356847v2, whole genome shotgun sequence genome includes a window with the following:
- the LOC140880405 gene encoding 3-hydroxyisobutyryl-CoA hydrolase 1-like, translated as MSDSPCDQVECLRFGRFRLRHFNTFILFWPFHCLLTQIKARRFQNNMASNSSTNGETDQVLTEEKFSVRIFTLNRPKQLNALSFEMVSRLLELFIACREDFTVKLLILKGKGRAFCAGGDVAAVVRDITQGNWRSGASYFRKEFTLNYVMATYTKPQVSILNGIVMGGGAGASVHGRFRVATENSLFAMPETALGLFPDVGSSYYLSRLPGFFGEYVGLTGARLDGAEMLACGLATHFVPSVRLSLLEDALCQADSSDPAVISSTISQFSNVPQLKKNSVYYRLNIINKCFSRRTVEDIIGSLEIENSEKKDEWISSTIQTLRKASPTSLKISLRSIRQGRLQGVGKCLIREFRMVCHVLRGEISKDFVEGCRAILLDKDRNPKWNPAKIEDVSKEMVDRYFSKLDENDWEDLELPVRSNLTVHAIAKL; from the exons ATGAGTGATTCACCCTGCGATCAAGTTGAGTGTTTGAGATTTGGCCGTTTCAGACTCCG CCATTTCAACACTTTCATCTTGTTTTGGCCTTTCCACTGCTTGCTCACGCAAATCAAAGCAAGGAGGTTCCAGAACAACATGGCTTCAAACTCTTCTACCAACGGAGAAACTGATCAG GTTTTGACGGAAGAGAAGTTTTCTGTGAGAATTTTCACGCTGAACAGACCGAAGCAACTCAATGCACTTTCCTTCGAAATG GTGTCCCGTTTGCTGGAGCTTTTCATCGCTTGCAGGGAAGATTTCACGGTTAAATTATTAATCTTGAAG ggAAAAGGGAGAGCATTTTGTGCTGGAGGTGATGTTGCAGCGGTTGTTCGTGATATCACTCAAG GTAATTGGAGGTCTGGTGCAAGTTATTTCAGAAAGGAATTTACTTTGAACTATGTGATGGCTACATACACTAAACCCCAG GTTTCAATTCTCAATGGTATTGTCATGGGGGGAGGAGCAGGTGCTTCTGTACATGGTAGATTTCGCGTGGCTACAGAGAATTCG CTTTTTGCTATGCCTGAAACAGCATTGGGACTCTTCCCTGACGTAGGCTCCTCTTACTATTTGTCAAGACTCCCTGGTTTCTTTG GAGAATATGTTGGTCTGACAGGTGCGAGGCTGGATGGTGCTGAGATGCTTGCTTGTGGTTTAGCAACTCACTTTGTCCCATCAGTG AGATTATCATTGCTAGAAGATGCATTGTGCCAAGCAGATTCTAGTGATCCAGCTGTCATCTCTTCTACTATAAGTCAATTTTCGAATGTACCACAATTGAAAAAGAATAGTGTTTACTACAG GTTGAACATCATTAATAAGTGCTTTTCCCGAAGAACAGTTGAAGACATTATAGGTTCCCTT GAGATAGAAAATAGTGAGAAGAAGGATGAATGGATCTCTTCCACAATTCAGACATTGAGGAAAGCATCTCCGACAAGCCTTAAAATTTCTCTCAGATCG ATTAGACAAGGGAGACTCCAAGGCGTGGGTAAATGCCTTATCCGAGAATTCAGAATGGTTTGCCATGTCTTGCGGGGAGAAATTAGTAAAGACTTTGTTGAG GGTTGCAGAGCTATACTGTTGGACAAGGACAGAAATCCCAAG TGGAATCCTGCCAAGATAGAGGACGTGAGCAAGGAAATGGTGGATCGATACTTCTCCAAGCTAGATGAGAATGATTGGGAAGATTTAGAG
- the LOC140880406 gene encoding uric acid degradation bifunctional protein TTL isoform X1: protein MESSVVLGEREWLACCGSVRFAKEMASAGPFSSYQEAVGAASDMWFNKVDVNGWLEAFSAHPQIGESPSKTHKSPTSAQWSKGEQSTALATATDSTLQELCEWNARYRQKFGFVFLIFASGRSTPEILAEIKRRYQNRPIVELELAAKEQMKITELRLSKLFSANATAPSTTNTHYASDVAKVEEDRVSRISGHLGTAKETPAEKAAETFTRTRPPITTHVLDIARGSPAAGIEVLLEAWDNNNQSRPLFGQMDSSHNWKLQGSSTTDKDGRSGQLMKMVDILKPGIYRISFNTGKYNPTGFFPYVSIVFEVRDSQKLEHFHVPLLLSPFSFSTYRGS, encoded by the exons ATGGAATCTTCAGTCGTCTTGGGCGAGAGAGAATGGTTGGCATGCTGTGGAAGCGTCAGATTTGCCAAAGAAATGGCGTCTGCCGGGCCCTTTTCCAGTTATCAAGAAGCCGTCGGTGCCGCCAGTGATATGTGGTTCAATAAA GTGGATGTAAATGGATGGCTGGAAGCTTTTTCTGCACATCCTCAGATTGGTGAAAGCCCGTCGAAGACCCACAAAAGTCCCACCAGCGCTCA GTGGAGCAAGGGAGAACAGTCGACTGCTTTAGCTACTGCCACTGACTCCACCTTGCAG GAGCTATGTGAGTGGAATGCTCGCTATAGGCAGAAGTTTGGGTTTGTGTTTCTGATATTTGCATCTGGAAGAAGTACCCCGGAGATACTGGCAGAGATTAAG AGACGCTATCAGAACAGACCAATAGTCGAACTTGAGCTTGCAGCCAAGGAACAAATGAAGATAACAGAACTACGTCTTTCTAAGCTATTTTCAGCTAATGCAACTGCTCCTTCCACAACCAACACTCATTATGCTTCAGATGTGGCAAAAGTTGAAG AAGATCGAGTGAGCCGTATCAGTGGACATTTGGGGACTGCAAAGGAAACTCCCGCTGAGAAAGCTGCTGAAACGTTTACAAGGACACGCCCACCTATCACGACCCACGTTCTTGACATAGCTCGTGGTTCTCCAGCTGCTGGTATTGAAGTCCTTCTCGAGGCGTGGgacaacaacaatcaatcccgGCCATTATTTGGTCAAATGGATTCAAGTCATAATTGGAAGCTCCAAGGTTCTTCAACAACAGATAAAGATGGAAGAAGCGGTCAGCTGATGAAAATGGTTGACATCTTGAAGCCTGGCATATACCGAATCAGTTTCAATACTGGGAAGTATAATCCGACAGGCTTCTTCCCATATGTCTCCATCGTTTTTGAAGTCAGGGATTCGCAAAAGTTGGAGCATTTTCATGTCCCGCTGTTGCTTTCTCCATTTTCATTCAGTACTTACCGTGGGAGCTAG
- the LOC140880406 gene encoding uric acid degradation bifunctional protein TTL isoform X3, translating to MDGWKLFLHILRLVKARRRPTKVPPALMWTVDRGTWSRFISSEFLYGLVSYSRSSAKIRTTISLKAWWSKGEQSTALATATDSTLQELCEWNARYRQKFGFVFLIFASGRSTPEILAEIKRRYQNRPIVELELAAKEQMKITELRLSKLFSANATAPSTTNTHYASDVAKVEEDRVSRISGHLGTAKETPAEKAAETFTRTRPPITTHVLDIARGSPAAGIEVLLEAWDNNNQSRPLFGQMDSSHNWKLQGSSTTDKDGRSGQLMKMVDILKPGIYRISFNTGKYNPTGFFPYVSIVFEVRDSQKLEHFHVPLLLSPFSFSTYRGS from the exons ATGGATGGCTGGAAGCTTTTTCTGCACATCCTCAGATTGGTGAAAGCCCGTCGAAGACCCACAAAAGTCCCACCAGCGCTCA TGTGGACTGTGGACCGTGGAACATGGAGTCGTTTTATAAGCAGCGAATTTTTATACGGCTTAGTCAGTTATTCTCGCAGTTCAGCTAAGATTCGGACCACCATTTCTCTGAAAGCATG GTGGAGCAAGGGAGAACAGTCGACTGCTTTAGCTACTGCCACTGACTCCACCTTGCAG GAGCTATGTGAGTGGAATGCTCGCTATAGGCAGAAGTTTGGGTTTGTGTTTCTGATATTTGCATCTGGAAGAAGTACCCCGGAGATACTGGCAGAGATTAAG AGACGCTATCAGAACAGACCAATAGTCGAACTTGAGCTTGCAGCCAAGGAACAAATGAAGATAACAGAACTACGTCTTTCTAAGCTATTTTCAGCTAATGCAACTGCTCCTTCCACAACCAACACTCATTATGCTTCAGATGTGGCAAAAGTTGAAG AAGATCGAGTGAGCCGTATCAGTGGACATTTGGGGACTGCAAAGGAAACTCCCGCTGAGAAAGCTGCTGAAACGTTTACAAGGACACGCCCACCTATCACGACCCACGTTCTTGACATAGCTCGTGGTTCTCCAGCTGCTGGTATTGAAGTCCTTCTCGAGGCGTGGgacaacaacaatcaatcccgGCCATTATTTGGTCAAATGGATTCAAGTCATAATTGGAAGCTCCAAGGTTCTTCAACAACAGATAAAGATGGAAGAAGCGGTCAGCTGATGAAAATGGTTGACATCTTGAAGCCTGGCATATACCGAATCAGTTTCAATACTGGGAAGTATAATCCGACAGGCTTCTTCCCATATGTCTCCATCGTTTTTGAAGTCAGGGATTCGCAAAAGTTGGAGCATTTTCATGTCCCGCTGTTGCTTTCTCCATTTTCATTCAGTACTTACCGTGGGAGCTAG
- the LOC140880406 gene encoding uric acid degradation bifunctional protein TTL isoform X2, with amino-acid sequence MESSVVLGEREWLACCGSVRFAKEMASAGPFSSYQEAVGAASDMWFNKVDVNGWLEAFSAHPQIGESPSKTHKSPTSAQWSKGEQSTALATATDSTLQELCEWNARYRQKFGFVFLIFASGRSTPEILAEIKRRYQNRPIVELELAAKEQMKITELRLSKLFSANATAPSTTNTHYASDVAKVEDRVSRISGHLGTAKETPAEKAAETFTRTRPPITTHVLDIARGSPAAGIEVLLEAWDNNNQSRPLFGQMDSSHNWKLQGSSTTDKDGRSGQLMKMVDILKPGIYRISFNTGKYNPTGFFPYVSIVFEVRDSQKLEHFHVPLLLSPFSFSTYRGS; translated from the exons ATGGAATCTTCAGTCGTCTTGGGCGAGAGAGAATGGTTGGCATGCTGTGGAAGCGTCAGATTTGCCAAAGAAATGGCGTCTGCCGGGCCCTTTTCCAGTTATCAAGAAGCCGTCGGTGCCGCCAGTGATATGTGGTTCAATAAA GTGGATGTAAATGGATGGCTGGAAGCTTTTTCTGCACATCCTCAGATTGGTGAAAGCCCGTCGAAGACCCACAAAAGTCCCACCAGCGCTCA GTGGAGCAAGGGAGAACAGTCGACTGCTTTAGCTACTGCCACTGACTCCACCTTGCAG GAGCTATGTGAGTGGAATGCTCGCTATAGGCAGAAGTTTGGGTTTGTGTTTCTGATATTTGCATCTGGAAGAAGTACCCCGGAGATACTGGCAGAGATTAAG AGACGCTATCAGAACAGACCAATAGTCGAACTTGAGCTTGCAGCCAAGGAACAAATGAAGATAACAGAACTACGTCTTTCTAAGCTATTTTCAGCTAATGCAACTGCTCCTTCCACAACCAACACTCATTATGCTTCAGATGTGGCAAAAGTTGAAG ATCGAGTGAGCCGTATCAGTGGACATTTGGGGACTGCAAAGGAAACTCCCGCTGAGAAAGCTGCTGAAACGTTTACAAGGACACGCCCACCTATCACGACCCACGTTCTTGACATAGCTCGTGGTTCTCCAGCTGCTGGTATTGAAGTCCTTCTCGAGGCGTGGgacaacaacaatcaatcccgGCCATTATTTGGTCAAATGGATTCAAGTCATAATTGGAAGCTCCAAGGTTCTTCAACAACAGATAAAGATGGAAGAAGCGGTCAGCTGATGAAAATGGTTGACATCTTGAAGCCTGGCATATACCGAATCAGTTTCAATACTGGGAAGTATAATCCGACAGGCTTCTTCCCATATGTCTCCATCGTTTTTGAAGTCAGGGATTCGCAAAAGTTGGAGCATTTTCATGTCCCGCTGTTGCTTTCTCCATTTTCATTCAGTACTTACCGTGGGAGCTAG